The sequence ATAACATACAGTTTCAGGCACAAACAACGCCACTGCAACTGTAAAAGTTTAATTTGGCCTATTGTTAGAATGACAGGGAAACTTGTCTGGATTTTTATGTCCTCGTGATCACGCTGCGTTTTAGGGTGTTGGTTTGACATTCCCCGAGCACTCCCCTCAGCTGTCACCGCTTAACTAGTCCCAGAGGAGAGCGAGAACAACAAAACAtgggaaaaatgtaaaaaatgcacGACCCCCCCGTCTCACCCCACCTCCAACACCGCCCTGGCCCCACCCTTCCAGCTGAGGTTACTAAGAGACCAGATTTTGGCCTCGGAGTGAAAGAATCAAAGCCTACAGCGGTAACGGAGGAAACATCTTGTAAATGAGATATTAGCGTGAAAAGCAGGCTGCTGTCAGAGCCTAAGCGGCTTTTTTTTTCGTGCAGGTGTCCGCACAGAGTGTGCTTACCTCCTGCGTGCAGCATGCTAGTAAAGGTAGAGGTCAGTGGAACTGTAGTGTGTTTAAACCTAAAACAAAAGGACAAACAGAAGGGGCAGTTTTGAAGCCGCCTGATCAATGCACACAGTCGTTTTTCAGCAGCGTTTAAGCACACAGTGGAGGGAACAAAAGGGTAAAAAGTTAACTCagactttatatttttaaacgtGCTGTGGACATGCTTTATGAATGGTGTtgaaatataaacacatttttgtataAAGACGtacacaaaaaaacatctaaTAACGtcacttcatttcattttatgtttgtttttaatgtgaaatcTACAAAGATGGAGAAACAAAGTAAATGCACTGTAGGTTGGATGTAATGTTGATATGTCTAACCCGACGCAGTTCCAGGCCTCGGATGCATTCACAAAttcattatttcatttgttACAAGAAGTAGgcagaaagaaaatattatCCACCTTTATTGTCGTTTTCTTTGCCTCCTACAGTCGTACTTTGTCACTGACTATGACCCGACAATTGAAGACTCTTATACCAAGCAGTGTGTGATCGACGAAAGGCCGGCCAGGCTCGACAGTAAGTGCACTTTGCTGAATAAACACGACCAGTGCAAATACGCAAGTACAAAGACGCACACGTAGCTCCTTTGTCCTGAAGTCTATTGCACTTGAGGAACTGATTTCAGaagtttattttgctgtgagctaccctgtgtgtgtgtgtgtgtgtgtgtgtgtgtgtgtactttttttttttgtcaacgcACATGTTCATGCTCTCTAGTCCTCGACACGGCTGGACAGGAAGAGTTTGGAGCCATGAGAGAACAATACATGAGGACAGGGGAGGGCTTCCTGCTCGTCTTCTCAGTCACTGACAGAGGAAGGTAAGTGACAGTTTTCatcatgtgcaaacacacacacgcacacacgcctTGCACATTTCTGTTTACAGTAACATACGCTTGTGCGCTGCTCCTCCTCTATCTCCGACTCTAAAGTAAAACCATAAATCTTGCACCGATACTCTCACTTGTTGCTCTTACTTCCGGACCTTGTTGTTGCTCTTGTTGTCATATTCTTTTGTTCTTCGCACTTACCCCCTTATCCTGTTCTCTTGACTTCACCTTAGCTTTCTATTTAAAGCCTGCTGAAACAATAGCGCATGGGCTCAGAGAGCATTATACAAGTTGACGCTTAAGGGAGTTGACAAGAATCCCGTAGCAATCCCTGCTGAATTCCATCATGTATACAGTAGAAACATGCACGTATGTATGTACTAACAACACTCTGAGGCACAGAGAGTCCTTTAACTTGTTAAACCCCGGTGCATAGCACCCTGAGTCAAAGTAACACTGTCACGGACCTTTAATTTAAACTTTAGTCCACACTTTCTAATTGGTTCTGATTTTAAACAGCATTTAAAGGATGCCAGATTTATTTGGTCACCTTGGTAAAAACAAGTGTCATAAATCACTTTTAAGCCAGCGCCAAGCAAATTCATCTTTTGAAAATGAAGACAGGCTACTGCAATAGTGAAACTAAAAAGAATAAAGGGTGTTCCTCCTGTTTATGTAGATAATCTCAGAAACGGCAGGCTCCACCAGTTTCAGTAAAAGCCAACTGACGCCATATAGCAGCATCTAGGCTTCCTCTCTTCACTAATACTATTGAATAGAagcaaaaaagtaataaaaatatgcagATACATCAGTATGTCTCTGTATGTCTCTATGTCTCTCAGTATGTGTCGCAGCTTACGCCACATAAAATAGTGTTTTATGTGAAACTTTATAGAGTTTATGCTGTGATCTCTGTGTTTCTACTCATCTTCTTCATGCCTGCGTCCCTGCCCAGCAGTGCAGTGAGCTGCATTCCCCTTGCCCCCACAGCCTCCTCCCAATGTTTATGTTGTAAACAGCCTTTCCTTCCTCCATTTATATTAGTGAAGTCCTTCCAGATTTACTATGTGCTCACCAAGCTGTCTGTGGGCCCGATGCTGGAACGCCGCCCTGGGTGCACTGTTCCATTCTGGccccccacctcctccttttttttacttattttttttaacatttttattttctgttgggTTGAAACTAGCCCTCACATGCTATCTTTATTGTAGTGGCTCAGCAGTCAAGTCAGCATGCAGAAGAGAGCCTTAAATAAATGCATTCGACATTTTTTATATTCTGACATGTTTTAGCCTTTCTGTCTCATGCACGCTGCCGATGACCCTTATCTCTGGGTGATCGTTCTGTTCGCGTGGGTGTGGTAATGGTGGGCATTTGTAGCTACATTCCTTTTGCTTTGAAGTCTGTCTCATGTACATTTTTAGATGAATGCATTCATCGATATGTGAGAAAATATTGCACAACCTGTTTGTTTAGGGAACACGACCTAACACCACATACTATGATTTACAGCTTTGAAGAAATCTACAAATTCCAAAGACAGATTCTccgagtgaaagacagagacgAATTCCCTATGATCCTTGTAGGAAACAAAGCAGATCTGGAACTACAGAGACAAGTAAGTCCAACAGATTGCACTGACAGGCTCACATGTACCCGGTTTGATCAGCTGAAGAGATAATACGAACCAGTCGGGAGGATTTTGCATTTGCATACTTGAAAGTGGTAGCGCAGCAGCTGCAGCGTAGCTGCTGAGATACAACAGGATGTGAGTGAAAGAATAAAAGAAGCTGCAGAAAGGCTGGTGTCGAGgggaggatggatggaaacaGGAGTGTGATGAAGTGATGAATTTTCAGCCGCTGGTGTGCAGTCAGGCCTCGCTCCCTTCGGTAAATCCACACCGCCCCCTAATGGTGAAaaagaatcttgaatcttgaTATAAATCAAGAATCTTGATCGCTGACCTGTGACTCCTTTTTGACTCCAAAGGGAGTCACGGTTAAAGCAGGTATTGTCCTCTGTGAATGCAACTTTGATTAATACAGATAGAGCAGCAAAAGGAACTGGTCGATGTTGCACACTATACTCATAGAATAAAGGCAAGTATGTGACAGACATATTTGATATTTTACAATATTATGACATTTGTAGCTTTTCAGTAAGTAATAACATTGTTTTTATAAACACAGTGATTGCATTGATGGATTGTAGAGCA comes from Astatotilapia calliptera chromosome 1, fAstCal1.2, whole genome shotgun sequence and encodes:
- the rras2 gene encoding ras-related protein R-Ras2 isoform X2, producing the protein MQKSYFVTDYDPTIEDSYTKQCVIDERPARLDILDTAGQEEFGAMREQYMRTGEGFLLVFSVTDRGSFEEIYKFQRQILRVKDRDEFPMILVGNKADLELQRQVTQEEGQQLARQLKVTYMEASAKIRMNVDQAFHELVRVIRKFQEQECPPSPEPTRKEKDKSGCHCVIV